From the genome of Globicephala melas chromosome 14, mGloMel1.2, whole genome shotgun sequence, one region includes:
- the PLN gene encoding cardiac phospholamban, with protein sequence MDKVQYLTRSAIRRASTIDVPQHARQNLQNLFVNFCLILICLLLICIIVMLL encoded by the coding sequence ATGGATAAAGTCCAATACCTCACTCGCTCTGCTATAAGAAGAGCTTCAACCATTGACGTGCCTCAACACGCACGTCAAAATCTCCAGAACCTATTTGTCAATTTCTGTCTCATCTTAATATGTCTCTTGCTGATTTGCATCATCGTGATGCTTCTCTGA